One Candidatus Cardinium hertigii DNA window includes the following coding sequences:
- a CDS encoding metal ABC transporter permease: MITADAFWTILVATLASINCSLVGTYLILRKVAMVGDAIAHATLPGIVIALLVTGSKHSSILVVGAGMTGLLVTFLIAFLEKKVKVQADAAIGINFTFLFALGVILFSFFSRKIDLDPECSLYGELATVPLDVYRTATGISLGPKAFYTVCIALLINLFFLLIGYKQLFVSTFDPQFAQSIGIRTTSWHYLLMAITALTTVATFEIAGAILVVALLIVPPTTIYLVTKCFKHLLVCSILFAMLMSIGGYYLSCLFNSSMAAAMVTVGGCLFLVVYLFVRFKNR; the protein is encoded by the coding sequence ATGATAACGGCAGATGCATTTTGGACTATTTTAGTTGCTACGCTGGCTAGTATCAATTGTTCTTTGGTTGGAACTTATTTGATATTGAGGAAAGTAGCTATGGTTGGGGATGCCATTGCCCACGCAACCCTTCCCGGCATCGTAATCGCGTTGCTTGTAACAGGATCTAAGCATTCCTCTATATTGGTTGTAGGGGCTGGTATGACAGGATTACTGGTTACTTTTCTTATAGCTTTTTTAGAAAAAAAAGTAAAGGTACAAGCAGATGCAGCGATAGGTATCAATTTTACTTTTCTTTTTGCGTTGGGTGTTATTTTGTTTTCCTTTTTTAGTAGAAAAATAGATTTAGATCCAGAATGTAGCCTTTATGGAGAATTGGCTACGGTTCCATTAGATGTCTATCGTACGGCTACTGGTATTAGTTTAGGTCCTAAGGCATTTTACACTGTATGCATAGCCTTATTGATTAATTTGTTTTTTTTACTAATTGGTTATAAGCAACTCTTTGTGAGTACTTTCGATCCACAATTTGCCCAAAGTATTGGAATACGTACGACTAGTTGGCATTACTTGCTTATGGCTATTACTGCATTAACTACTGTTGCGACATTTGAAATAGCAGGGGCTATTTTAGTAGTAGCGCTGTTAATTGTTCCACCTACCACTATTTATTTGGTTACCAAATGCTTCAAGCATTTGTTAGTCTGTTCCATACTTTTTGCTATGCTCATGTCTATTGGTGGCTATTATCTTAGTTGTCTTTTTAACAGTTCTATGGCAGCCGCGATGGTCACTGTAGGGGGATGCTTGTTTTTAGTTGTTTATCTATTTGTTAGATTTAAAAATAGGTAG
- a CDS encoding GNAT family N-acetyltransferase, producing MQTSLSKTLSAVPKSVKLTPDLVIKQLDESHTKELFSLTDRNRSYLKKWLPWLNSCTRESDTLHFIISTKDALSQHTGLTFGIFYKCSIAGSISFNQINWSDGRADIGYWIGEAFQGSGLVTLACSKLIDIGFKQFDLKKISISCALENTRSKNIPMRLGFKKTEIVPKKENLYGSYVDCIVYTMHKDEWTC from the coding sequence ATGCAAACAAGTCTAAGTAAAACTTTATCAGCAGTTCCTAAATCAGTAAAGTTGACGCCTGATTTGGTTATCAAGCAATTGGATGAATCTCATACAAAGGAATTGTTCTCTTTGACGGATAGAAATAGATCCTATTTGAAAAAATGGTTGCCTTGGTTAAATTCCTGTACTAGGGAAAGCGATACGTTACATTTTATTATTAGCACAAAAGATGCGCTTTCTCAACATACTGGACTTACATTTGGTATATTTTATAAATGCAGCATAGCTGGATCAATAAGTTTTAATCAGATTAACTGGTCGGATGGAAGGGCTGATATTGGTTATTGGATTGGAGAAGCGTTTCAAGGCAGCGGTCTGGTTACATTGGCTTGTTCCAAGCTTATCGATATTGGTTTCAAACAATTTGATTTAAAAAAAATATCTATTAGCTGTGCATTAGAAAATACTAGAAGTAAAAATATACCTATGCGATTGGGTTTTAAAAAAACCGAAATTGTGCCTAAAAAGGAAAATCTTTACGGAAGTTATGTAGATTGTATCGTTTATACCATGCACAAAGATGAATGGACTTGCTGA
- a CDS encoding NUDIX domain-containing protein, translating into MQHFTLAIAVRALIVQNKQILLVSNDNNIWYTPGGKLKPGETLPACAIREVKEETGITIKPKQLAFVLDFFDSKDSVHKVELYFSAEMQGNEIPSNWSDQDGPVRFVHFFDRETLEKITVVPAFLRECFHTDAAIYRGSEKRDLF; encoded by the coding sequence ATGCAGCATTTTACCTTAGCAATAGCAGTTAGAGCATTGATAGTGCAAAATAAACAAATATTATTGGTTAGTAATGATAATAATATTTGGTATACACCTGGAGGGAAGTTAAAGCCAGGCGAAACGCTTCCCGCGTGTGCCATAAGAGAAGTAAAAGAAGAAACAGGTATAACCATTAAGCCAAAGCAGCTTGCCTTTGTGCTGGATTTCTTTGATAGCAAGGATAGTGTTCATAAAGTTGAGTTGTATTTCTCTGCTGAAATGCAAGGAAATGAGATCCCTAGCAATTGGTCAGATCAAGATGGGCCAGTTCGGTTTGTCCATTTTTTTGACAGGGAAACCTTGGAAAAGATAACTGTTGTACCAGCTTTTTTAAGAGAATGCTTCCATACGGATGCTGCTATTTACCGAGGATCGGAAAAGAGAGATCTGTTTTAA
- the hisS gene encoding histidine--tRNA ligase, protein MAIRSTLVKGTRDYSAEEIYRRNHILSVVQSVYALYGFEPLETPAIESWSTLAEKYGEEGEQLMFHILKSGDFLKNISLEGEDYAKIKPIISDKGLRYDLTIPLVRYIAMHRHQLCFPFKRYQIQTVWRADRPQRGRYREFLQCDIDIVGSEACLCEAEILKIIYDVLTKLQLRNFHIKINHRGILSAIVSKAAQSTKEIQFCTIIDKLAKIGWEQVVLALKQEGFAAEIISLLDGLVHFKGSDEQLLEQLQTAVGSIDKGAMALNLLTQTLTQAHHLGLPAEICHIDPTLARGLAYYTGMVMEVMVADSSLGSLGGGGRYDQLGACFGLDALSGVGFSFGINRLYAIMEEQQLFQSTAGYTTEILLVNMETTATKRLLQMANQLRIHGLSTELYPQCIKLQKQLAYAHKKKIPFVILLGEQELATDSYTLKNMQTGLQMNYNWPDLMQVLQKTLRA, encoded by the coding sequence ATGGCTATACGATCCACTCTTGTAAAAGGCACACGTGATTACAGTGCAGAAGAAATATACCGGCGTAATCATATACTTTCAGTCGTCCAATCGGTATATGCACTCTATGGCTTTGAGCCATTAGAAACGCCTGCTATAGAAAGCTGGTCTACGCTTGCAGAAAAATATGGAGAGGAGGGGGAACAGTTAATGTTTCATATCCTTAAGTCTGGAGATTTTTTAAAAAATATTTCTTTAGAAGGGGAGGATTATGCCAAAATAAAACCGATTATTAGCGATAAAGGATTGCGTTATGATTTAACCATTCCTTTGGTACGCTATATTGCCATGCATCGGCATCAACTTTGTTTTCCATTTAAGCGTTACCAAATACAGACCGTATGGCGTGCAGATAGACCGCAAAGAGGACGTTATAGAGAGTTTCTACAATGTGATATAGATATTGTAGGCAGTGAAGCTTGCTTGTGTGAGGCAGAAATTTTAAAAATCATTTATGATGTTTTGACAAAATTGCAGCTGCGCAATTTCCATATTAAAATTAACCATAGAGGGATCCTTTCAGCTATAGTATCCAAAGCAGCGCAGTCTACAAAAGAAATTCAATTCTGTACTATTATAGATAAGCTCGCAAAAATTGGATGGGAGCAAGTAGTGCTAGCTTTAAAGCAGGAAGGATTTGCTGCTGAGATCATTTCCTTACTTGATGGATTGGTCCATTTTAAGGGAAGCGATGAACAGCTTTTAGAACAGCTGCAAACAGCTGTTGGTTCAATAGATAAGGGGGCAATGGCATTGAACCTATTGACCCAAACGCTAACCCAAGCCCATCATTTAGGACTTCCAGCTGAGATCTGCCATATAGATCCTACTTTAGCAAGAGGATTGGCCTACTATACAGGAATGGTTATGGAAGTAATGGTAGCGGACAGTAGCTTGGGTAGCTTGGGGGGAGGAGGGCGGTATGATCAGCTGGGGGCTTGTTTTGGCTTAGATGCCTTGTCTGGTGTAGGTTTTTCTTTTGGGATCAATAGATTGTATGCTATTATGGAGGAGCAGCAGCTTTTTCAATCGACAGCTGGCTATACAACAGAGATTTTATTGGTTAATATGGAAACAACTGCCACCAAACGGCTGCTGCAAATGGCCAATCAGCTGCGTATACATGGGTTGAGCACAGAGTTATATCCGCAATGTATTAAACTCCAAAAGCAATTAGCATATGCCCATAAAAAAAAGATTCCCTTTGTAATCCTGTTAGGGGAGCAAGAGCTTGCTACGGATAGCTATACGCTTAAAAATATGCAAACAGGTCTGCAAATGAATTATAACTGGCCTGATCTTATGCAGGTCTTACAAAAAACATTACGAGCATAG
- a CDS encoding DUF3127 domain-containing protein, which translates to MNITGRLVEINAVQQLSDTFKKRTFVIEYTENPQYPEYISFELVQDRCELLDGFSEGEEVVVHFNLRGRKWSNPEGIVRYFNTLQAWRLEKGSRLDDVATTPTSFDVADDLPF; encoded by the coding sequence ATGAATATTACTGGGAGATTAGTTGAAATAAATGCTGTACAGCAGCTGTCTGATACCTTTAAAAAGCGTACATTTGTCATAGAGTATACGGAGAATCCTCAATATCCGGAGTATATTTCTTTTGAGTTGGTTCAGGACAGATGCGAGCTATTAGATGGATTTAGTGAGGGGGAAGAGGTGGTTGTCCATTTTAATTTACGTGGTAGGAAATGGTCAAATCCAGAGGGTATTGTAAGATATTTTAATACACTACAGGCATGGCGTTTAGAAAAAGGCAGTAGATTAGATGATGTGGCTACTACCCCTACCTCGTTTGATGTAGCAGATGATCTTCCTTTTTAG